A window of Cellulomonas wangleii genomic DNA:
TGACGAGCGCGGCGTCGTCGCCCTGGAGCAACGGCAGGCACCCGACATCGCCGATCAACGGCGGCAGCAGGAACGGCGTGCCACCGAGGGCCTCCCGGAACTCACCGAGCCGCACCACCGCGTCCGGCCCGGCGGGCCCACGGTCCAGCCCTGCCACGACGAGCCCGAACCGTCGCCCGTCGAGCACGACCTGGCAGCGCACCACCGGGTGCGCGGCCGACGGCTCGCGGCCGGCGATCGCCCCGAGCAACGCCGACACGAGGCCCGCCAGGGAGTGGCCGCCCTGGGCGACGGCTTCCTCCTCGCTGGGGCCGTACCCGGGCACCGACGTGAAGACCGGCGTGCTGCCCAGCCTTCCACCGGACAGCTGGAAGAAGCACGCCGCCTGCCGCTGCCGGCCCAGGTCGGTGACCACGGGGACGTGGCACAGCACGGTCAGCTCAGGACCGACGACACGCGCCGTCCCCTCCACGACCTGCGCCCCGTCGAGGTGCTGCGCCACGACCGCGGCGAGCAGCGCGTCGTGCGACACCGGCGCCGGACGCTCGGGCTCCCTGCCGTGCCCGTCGGGTCCGGGGGGCTCGCGGCGGCGTCCGAACACGCGTCCATCCTGGCAGCGTCGGGCGGGTGAGGTCGAGGCTCTCGCCCGTTCTCCCTGGACCCTGCTCGGACCACGGTGCGCGCACGGTCCGCCCGGGCCCTTGCGTGTCCCGGCGGGCATGCCGCGGCGCAGCGCGTCACGATGTCGTCACCTGTCGAGGACGGAGCGGTGATGGCCGACGAGCGGAGCGGGTCCCCGGAGCGGGACGGCACGGGCGAGGCAGGACGGGCCGCCGACCCCGGTCCGCAGGGCGGCGGCACCGTGGACCGCTCGACCCGCGCCGACGACGAGTTCGACGTGGTCGTCCTCGGTGCCGGGGCGGTGGGGGAGAACGTCGCGGACCGCGCGTCGCGCACGGGGCTGCGCGTCGCCGTCGTGGAGCCGGCGTTGGTCGGCGGCGAGTGCTCCTACTGGGCGTGCATGCCCTCCAAGGCGCTGCTGCGGCCCGGCGACGCGCTCGCCGCGGCGCGCGCGGTGCCCGGCGCGGACGCCGCGCTGACCGGTGACCTCGACGTCGCGGCCGTGCTGGCCCGCCGCGACGAGGTCGCCGCCCACTGGGACGACGCCGGGCAGGTCGCCTGGGTCGAGGGTGCCGGGCTGACGCTCGTGCGGGGGCACGCGCGGTTCACGGGGCCGCGCACACTCACGGTCGAGAGGGCCGACGGGACCGCCCGCCCGTTGCGCGCCCGCCACGCGGTGGTCGTGGCCACCGGGTCGGTCGCCGTCGTGCCCGACGCCTTCGCGGGCGTGCGGGCGTGGACCAGCCGCGAGGCGACGTCCGCGCACCGGGTGCCCCCGCGGCTCGCCGTCGTCGGCGGTGGCGTGGTGGCCACCGAGATGGCCACCGCCTTCGCGGACCTCGGCAGCGAGGTCACGGTGCTGGTGCGCGGGCGGCGGCTGCTGCCGGCGGCCGAGCCGTTCGCCGGGGACGCCGTGGCGCGCAGCCTCACCGACCGCGGCGTGCGCGTCGCGTTCGGCGCGTCCGTGACGTCCGCGTCGCGCGACGAGGAGGGCGTGCACCTGACCGTGGAGCGCGCGGGCGACGACGGCGCGCCGGGCGCCGCCGACGTCGTCACGGTCGACGAGGTGCTGGTCGCCACGGGTCGCCGACCGGCCACGGACGACCTGGGGCTCGAGGTGCTCGGCCTGCGACCGGGTGATCCGCTGGCCGTGGACGACCGGTTGCAGGTGACGTCGGTCGAGGGTGGCTGGCTGTTCGCGGCGGGCGACGTCACGGGCCGCACGGCGACCACCCACCAGGGCAAGTACGACGCCCGGGTGGTGGGGGACGTCGTGGCCGCCCGGTTCGACCCGCGGGACCCGGGCGCCGTCTCGGACGACCCGGCGGGGCTGTCCCGTGCCGCCGAGGCCGCCGCCGCGCCCTGGAGCCGCTACCGCGCCACCGCCGACGCGGCGGCGGTGCCGCAGGTCGTCTTCACCCGGCCCCAGGTGGCCTGGGTCGGGCGGACCGAGGCGGCGGCGCGTGCGGAGGGGCTGGACGTCGAGGTCCTGTCCTACGAGCTGGGTGACCTCGCCGGTGCCACCGTCACCGCGGCGGACTACGCGGGCCGGGCGCAGCTCGTCGTGGACCGCGCGCGCGACGTGGTGGTCGGGGCGACGTTCGTCGGCCCGGACGTCGCCGACATGCTGCACGCGGCGACCGTCGCGGTCGTCGGGCAGGTGCCGCTCGCGCGGCTGTGGCACGCGGTGCCCTCGTACCCGACCCTCAGCGAGGTGTGGCTGCGGCTGCTGGAGGCGGCGGGTCGCTGACCCGCCGCCTCCCGCGGGTCGGTCAGTCGTCCGTGGCTGCCAGGGAGCCGTCGGACGAGGTCACGAGCCCCACCGCCGCGTCACCCTGCCGTACCGCCTGGCCGATGAGTGCGAAGTCGTAGGACTTGAACTCGCCGACCGACAGGTCGTACGTCTCCTCGAGCCCCACCTGGCAGAACGGCCGCTCGGGGCACTCCGGCGGGCCGGCGAGCACGACGTCGCCGCAGGTGGCGGCGAGGTCGGACAGCGTCTGCAGGTCGTGCTCCTGGGCGAACTCCCCGGTGACGGCGAACGCGTTCTGGTCCTGCGCGTCCGACGCCTCGCCGACGACGATCCCGCTCTCCTCGGCCAGGGGTGTCAGGGCGGTCACGGTCTCGTCCACGTCGCTGGACGCCACGGTGGGTGCGTCGGCGCCGTTGACCTGCGCGTTGAGGAACGTTGCCAGCGTGGCGGCGTACTCCGGGACCGCCGCCAGCTCACCGGACTGCAGCGCGGGCAGGTACGTCTCGCGGGCACCGATGGTCTGGGCCCGGGCGTCGAAGCCGGCGCTGCGCAGCACCTCGGCGTAGATCTCCGCCAGCGTGATGCTCTCGGAGAAGTTCGCCGCACCGATCGTCAGCGACGTGCCCGTGCCGGTGCTCGCGTCGTCCGCCGCCAGGCCCTCCTCGGCGACGAACTCTCCTGCGACCTCGGTGGAGGTGCGCCGGTCGACGTCCACGGCCTTGTTGAGACCGATGAGCCGTTCGGTGTCGAGCGCGGCCGAGACGGAGTCGAGGAGCTCGACGGCCTCGGGGTGGTCGGCGGCCACCTGGGCGTTGACCGCCGGGATGATGTTGTCGGCGTTCTGCAGGCCCTTGTCGTCCTCGAGCACGACCAGGCTCTCGCCGGCGATCGGCTCGCAGGCCGGCAGGTCGGAGCCGGCGGCGGCCGTCTCGGCCTGACCGCCGCCGGACCCGGGTGTGCCGCAGGCGCCGAGCGTCAGGGTGAGGGCGGCGAGGACGCCGAGGGTGCGGTGGCGCGGGCTGATGCGCATCGGAGGTCTCCTGTCGAGGGTGGGCCGGGTGCGGCGGGCTGTGGAGCGGTCGACCTCGGACGGTCGGAGGGATCAGGGGGCGCTGCGGGCCCCGGGCTCCCCGGTGGTGGTGGCGGGCACGGCGGTGGCGGGTGTGGCGGTGGCAGGCACGCGGTGGCGGTGGGGGCGGACGTCGGCGCGCTCGTCCGCGGTCGCGGCACGGCCGCGCCCGCGCAGGCCGCGCGGGGTCACCGCGCGCTCGACCACGGCGAGCAGCCCCTCGACCACCAGGCACAGCGCCGCCACGAGGATGCCGCCGGCCAGTGCCTTGCCGTACCGCTGGGTGGCGAAGCCGCTCACCACGATGGTTCCCAGGCTCGTGCCCCCCACGAGGGCGGCCAGCGGCACCGTCGCGAGCACCTGCACGGTGCCCGTGCGGATGCCGGCGGCGAGCAGCGGCAGGGCGAGCGGCACCTCGACGGTCCACAGCGCGCGGGCGCCCGACATGCCCAGGCCTCGTGCCGCGTCCCGCACGTCGGGGTCGACGCCGCCGACGCCGGTGACGGCGTTCGCCAGGACCGGTGGGACGGCGAAGACCGCGCACGCGATGGCGGTCGCCGTGCTGCCGAACCAGCCGGCGGCGGCGAGCAGGGTCAGCAGCGCGAGCGTGGGCAG
This region includes:
- a CDS encoding dihydrolipoyl dehydrogenase family protein; protein product: MADERSGSPERDGTGEAGRAADPGPQGGGTVDRSTRADDEFDVVVLGAGAVGENVADRASRTGLRVAVVEPALVGGECSYWACMPSKALLRPGDALAAARAVPGADAALTGDLDVAAVLARRDEVAAHWDDAGQVAWVEGAGLTLVRGHARFTGPRTLTVERADGTARPLRARHAVVVATGSVAVVPDAFAGVRAWTSREATSAHRVPPRLAVVGGGVVATEMATAFADLGSEVTVLVRGRRLLPAAEPFAGDAVARSLTDRGVRVAFGASVTSASRDEEGVHLTVERAGDDGAPGAADVVTVDEVLVATGRRPATDDLGLEVLGLRPGDPLAVDDRLQVTSVEGGWLFAAGDVTGRTATTHQGKYDARVVGDVVAARFDPRDPGAVSDDPAGLSRAAEAAAAPWSRYRATADAAAVPQVVFTRPQVAWVGRTEAAARAEGLDVEVLSYELGDLAGATVTAADYAGRAQLVVDRARDVVVGATFVGPDVADMLHAATVAVVGQVPLARLWHAVPSYPTLSEVWLRLLEAAGR
- a CDS encoding ABC transporter permease translates to MDVLTEALRWLNDPLNWTGRQGVLALAGTHLAISAVAVVIALVVALPVGLWLGHRGRGATVGVVVANTTRALPTLALLTLLAAAGWFGSTATAIACAVFAVPPVLANAVTGVGGVDPDVRDAARGLGMSGARALWTVEVPLALPLLAAGIRTGTVQVLATVPLAALVGGTSLGTIVVSGFATQRYGKALAGGILVAALCLVVEGLLAVVERAVTPRGLRGRGRAATADERADVRPHRHRVPATATPATAVPATTTGEPGARSAP
- a CDS encoding glycine betaine ABC transporter substrate-binding protein, with the protein product MRISPRHRTLGVLAALTLTLGACGTPGSGGGQAETAAAGSDLPACEPIAGESLVVLEDDKGLQNADNIIPAVNAQVAADHPEAVELLDSVSAALDTERLIGLNKAVDVDRRTSTEVAGEFVAEEGLAADDASTGTGTSLTIGAANFSESITLAEIYAEVLRSAGFDARAQTIGARETYLPALQSGELAAVPEYAATLATFLNAQVNGADAPTVASSDVDETVTALTPLAEESGIVVGEASDAQDQNAFAVTGEFAQEHDLQTLSDLAATCGDVVLAGPPECPERPFCQVGLEETYDLSVGEFKSYDFALIGQAVRQGDAAVGLVTSSDGSLAATDD